Proteins from one Fusobacterium periodonticum 1_1_41FAA genomic window:
- a CDS encoding flavodoxin, whose protein sequence is MKTVGIFFGTTGGKTQEVVDILAAQLGDAQVFDVANGVDEMEMFDNIILASPTYGMGELQDDWASVIDEVADMDFSGKVVAFVGVGDAAIFGGNYVESMKHFYDAVEPKGAKIVGFTSTDGYDFEASEAVIDGDKFMGLAIDAAFDTDEITSKVEDWLENKVKDELL, encoded by the coding sequence ATGAAAACAGTTGGTATATTTTTTGGAACTACAGGGGGAAAAACTCAAGAAGTTGTTGATATTTTAGCTGCTCAATTAGGAGATGCTCAAGTATTTGATGTTGCTAATGGTGTAGATGAAATGGAAATGTTTGATAACATAATCTTAGCTTCTCCAACTTATGGAATGGGAGAATTACAAGATGATTGGGCTTCTGTTATTGATGAAGTTGCAGATATGGATTTCTCTGGAAAAGTTGTTGCATTTGTTGGTGTAGGAGATGCTGCAATATTCGGTGGGAACTATGTTGAATCAATGAAACACTTCTATGATGCAGTAGAACCTAAAGGAGCTAAAATAGTTGGATTTACTTCTACTGATGGATATGATTTCGAAGCTTCTGAAGCAGTAATCGATGGAGATAAATTCATGGGACTTGCTATAGATGCAGCTTTCGATACTGATGAAATCACTTCTAAAGTTGAAGATTGGTTAGAAAACAAAGTTAAAG